The following proteins come from a genomic window of Methanoculleus caldifontis:
- a CDS encoding DUF92 domain-containing protein, with translation MDKPQGLVLASALTLALIALAPLLQPPWLLTLLLIPFSLVLFLIRDTRYVSLSIIALAALYGLGWLSTFVFTCSLGIVVIGEVAFRLTGARPVSYLYHLIAAIGVSLAVMLYLQYTAPLVVVMGVVVAVLLRAALRGRDDALMIEALGVAMTMFLFEELNFEVDLTILAAAAAIAFGFGYSSYRLRVADVSGLFSGAMIGIILIVFADVRWFLIMLTFFIIGAGATRYRYGEKEQLGVAQEHGGVRGYFNVFANGLVATAAAVLFGVTGHPAFVALFMGSVASAAADTAASEIGVTGKTPYLITTLRPVPRGTNGGVTLRGEAAAIVASVLVAAAAWAMGVADPWMVVVTIIAGFIGTNVDSLVGATLENSGRIGNSGTNLAATFFGGVAGMGIYLLA, from the coding sequence ATGGATAAGCCGCAGGGGTTGGTTCTGGCATCGGCGCTCACCCTCGCCTTGATAGCGCTCGCCCCCCTGCTCCAGCCGCCATGGCTGCTCACACTCCTCCTCATCCCGTTCTCGCTCGTCCTCTTCCTCATCCGGGACACGCGGTATGTATCGCTCTCGATCATCGCCCTCGCCGCGCTCTACGGGCTTGGATGGCTCTCGACCTTCGTCTTCACCTGCTCCCTCGGCATCGTGGTGATCGGCGAGGTCGCGTTCCGTCTGACGGGGGCAAGGCCGGTCTCGTACCTGTATCACCTGATCGCCGCCATCGGCGTCTCGCTCGCGGTGATGCTCTATCTCCAGTACACCGCGCCGCTCGTCGTCGTGATGGGCGTAGTCGTCGCGGTGCTGCTCCGGGCGGCCCTCAGGGGACGGGACGATGCCCTGATGATCGAGGCGCTCGGGGTGGCGATGACCATGTTCCTCTTTGAGGAACTCAACTTCGAGGTCGACCTGACCATCCTCGCCGCTGCGGCCGCGATAGCCTTCGGGTTCGGCTACTCCTCCTACCGGCTCCGGGTGGCCGACGTCAGCGGCCTCTTCTCGGGCGCGATGATCGGCATCATCCTGATCGTCTTTGCGGACGTCCGGTGGTTCCTGATCATGCTCACCTTCTTCATCATCGGCGCCGGGGCCACCCGGTACCGTTACGGGGAGAAAGAGCAGCTCGGCGTCGCCCAGGAGCACGGCGGCGTGCGCGGCTACTTCAACGTCTTTGCAAACGGTCTGGTGGCGACCGCCGCTGCCGTCCTCTTCGGCGTCACCGGGCACCCGGCCTTCGTCGCGCTCTTCATGGGGAGCGTCGCCTCCGCCGCGGCCGATACCGCGGCAAGCGAGATCGGGGTCACGGGGAAGACCCCCTACCTGATCACGACGCTCCGGCCGGTGCCGCGGGGGACGAACGGCGGGGTGACTCTCCGGGGCGAGGCGGCCGCCATCGTCGCGTCCGTCCTCGTCGCCGCCGCCGCATGGGCGATGGGCGTCGCCGACCCCTGGATGGTCGTCGTCACGATCATCGCCGGCTTCATCGGCACCAACGTCGACAGCCTGGTCGGCGCGACGCTCGAGAACAGCGGCAGGATAGGGAACTCCGGCACGAACCTCGCGGCCACGTTCTTCGGCGGGGTCGCGGGGATGGGGATCTATCTGCTGGCGTAA
- a CDS encoding DUF7847 domain-containing protein yields MTLQSLTGAAALLRRHPILWSVGLVMGALAVLDIVVPAYGGAFYTQPLAFLQVLLVPFLAGGVYGTIRSEDFSFAEFARSGRTHYFRILLPALLIAFAVLLTTILLAVPLAFLGAGAAASMVPLLFGVVLSIVFFTFFYDTVAVFEETNVFESIRRSIEFVMNNIGGVLVFYLTNIAVLAVIGLVGIFAWTALLVERLEPLTLMSQEELQTVMPEDILALIGMEGIWITAAVYAVVIVVYSAFLYTYKASFFKNHASGGGGAPVMQGEYDEKGRWYKY; encoded by the coding sequence ATGACGCTCCAATCGCTCACCGGTGCCGCCGCGCTCCTCCGGCGGCACCCCATCCTCTGGTCGGTCGGCCTCGTCATGGGCGCCCTTGCCGTCCTCGATATCGTCGTCCCCGCCTACGGTGGGGCATTCTACACGCAGCCGCTGGCGTTCCTGCAGGTCCTCTTGGTGCCGTTCCTGGCCGGGGGGGTCTACGGCACGATCCGGTCGGAGGACTTCTCGTTCGCGGAGTTCGCCCGGTCGGGCCGCACCCACTACTTCCGGATCCTCCTGCCCGCGCTGCTCATAGCCTTCGCGGTCCTCCTGACGACCATCCTGCTCGCCGTCCCGCTCGCGTTCCTCGGAGCCGGTGCCGCGGCAAGCATGGTGCCGCTCCTCTTCGGGGTGGTCCTCTCGATCGTCTTCTTCACGTTCTTCTACGACACCGTGGCGGTCTTTGAGGAGACGAACGTCTTTGAGTCGATCCGCCGGAGCATCGAGTTCGTCATGAACAACATCGGCGGTGTCCTCGTCTTCTACCTCACAAACATCGCCGTCCTCGCGGTCATCGGGCTTGTAGGCATCTTCGCCTGGACCGCGCTGCTCGTGGAAAGGCTCGAACCGCTCACCCTGATGAGTCAGGAAGAGCTCCAGACGGTTATGCCGGAGGATATCCTCGCCCTCATCGGGATGGAAGGGATCTGGATCACCGCGGCCGTCTATGCCGTCGTGATCGTCGTCTACTCGGCCTTCCTCTACACCTACAAGGCGAGTTTCTTCAAGAACCATGCCTCCGGCGGCGGCGGCGCGCCCGTGATGCAGGGCGAGTACGACGAGAAGGGCCGCTGGTATAAGTACTGA
- a CDS encoding pyruvate kinase alpha/beta domain-containing protein: MGFVARKTYYFDAPGAENTSDAARFAVERAQELGLEKIVVASSGGRTALAFLDAMKGTDLKLVVVTHVVGFTRPGEWEFSPEAAATLREAGATIVTGTHALSGLERAISRSQRLGGSSRTEAIAEALRRIVAIGLKVAVECVLIAADQGAVGVDEEVIAVGGTATGADTVCVIRPAHTASFFDLQVREIVAMPRVR; the protein is encoded by the coding sequence ATGGGCTTCGTAGCCAGAAAGACCTATTATTTCGATGCCCCGGGCGCCGAGAACACTTCCGACGCCGCCCGGTTCGCCGTCGAGCGGGCGCAGGAGCTCGGCCTCGAGAAGATCGTGGTCGCGAGTTCCGGCGGCCGGACGGCGCTTGCGTTCCTCGATGCCATGAAGGGGACGGACCTCAAACTGGTCGTCGTCACCCACGTCGTCGGGTTCACGCGGCCCGGCGAGTGGGAGTTCTCGCCGGAGGCGGCCGCAACCCTCCGCGAGGCGGGGGCGACGATCGTCACCGGCACGCACGCGCTCTCCGGGCTTGAGCGGGCGATCTCCCGGTCGCAGAGACTCGGCGGGAGTTCCCGGACCGAGGCGATCGCTGAGGCGCTGCGGCGGATCGTCGCGATAGGCCTGAAGGTCGCGGTGGAGTGCGTCCTCATCGCGGCGGACCAGGGTGCGGTCGGCGTCGACGAAGAGGTGATCGCGGTGGGAGGCACTGCAACCGGCGCCGACACCGTCTGCGTCATCCGGCCGGCGCATACCGCGTCGTTCTTTGACCTCCAGGTCCGCGAGATCGTGGCAATGCCGAGAGTCCGGTGA